The segment CATCAATGGCaactgaatatcttttggaTTCGGACTGTCAGTAGAACAACACAAGACATCAGAGAAAATCACCTTGGGCTCCAGGAAATTGTGATGACCagtatctttgttgtttttggacattttatgaGTTTTGCAGAGGTGTTTAGCAACACAGATCACGATACATCTTGTCTTACAGTCAATTTACTGAGTAGATTTTAGCCTAAATAATAACTGATGTTTAATACTGTGCTCTGTGATGATAGCAGAGGAGGTGGTCTCTGTTTCATGCTATAAAACACTGTGGGCAAACTCTAGTTTCTAGACTTAAATCAagtattaaaaaatgaatcaacagattaatttttaataaaatcaTTGTTAGTTGTGGCAGGTTTAACGTGCTAATTCTCTGTTGTCTTGTGTGTTATTGTTAGAGCACTACATGCCccactcatcatcatcatcatcaggaggcataggaggaggaggaggaggaggaggaggaggaggtttgtATCTGGATGCCTTTGAGGTCTCTTTCCCTCTGGAGGAGAGCATCGAAAGACCGCCCGCATATCACCTGAACCAGGGTCAGCAGGTGATGGAAGGTATGCCACAGCTACTACACATGTTTATGACCAGTTTCATAATGTAGCAGTAACATACTGAGATAGGTGGTTAATCAGCAGGTAACAGTTTTTAATGTTGCATTTAACAgaattaatgaaaataaaattcgGTCATCTACTAAAATGGAAACTTGGGAATAGTTTCAGAGAGAATCATAATGATGATACTGTGACATAGTTgtgctctgctgttgtctgaatGGATGTGTGCaggtacattttctttaaaaagaacTGTCACTGAGGTCAGGGGGGAACACTTACAGTATATTAATGTATCtgatctcctcctgcagagccCGTGGTGCAGGAGCCCCCTCACTCTCAATACAGCCCTTTCATCCTGGTCTCCAACCTGCGAGCTCACCTGTACGTCACTCTGGAGAAGAACGCCTGGCTGCAGAAACGCATCGAGGAGCTCGAAGAGGAGCGCAACTTCCTGCGCTGTCAGCTGGACCGCTTCATTGTCAGCATGAGAGGTCCAGAGGGTGAGGAGTCAGCACTGCATCTGTCATATTAAGCTGTTAGactgaaatagaaataaataaataaatagatagatagaagtGAATATGATGGGAATGCAGAACAATAAACATAGCTACAGaagacacacaataacactaacaACTCTATAATATATAGAGTTACTCTTAGAGACTAAGGTGATTtttctgtatgtatgtattttgttttgctgGACCTCTCACCAGTATTgttatacaaacacacagtgacagagtggTGTGGAGAATCTCAGCGTGGTGTGAAGGTCCAGCCGTccgcctctccctctcctccttccccCATGACCACCAGGTCTGGCATGACCCTCAAACGGCAGCAGGGACCAGGACCTCGGCCCCGCCGCAGCACCGCCATCCCTGgtgagctgacacacaagttaaataataatttattgctttttattttgttagaaATATTTAACTTTGACATTCAAAAGTTCTTTTTTGACTCTTCTTCTCCAGTTTTGACTTTTTGTTGATGTGCTCAAAATTTCACAGCGACAGTGAAGCAGGAGTTTCACCTGGAGGAGGATAAATACTACACTGAGGACGAGtatgtggaggaagaggaggaggaggaagacgaggacTCGTCACTGGAGAAGGGGTCAAAGAAGAAGGGCCGAGGGCGAGCCAACGGAGAGCcgaggatgaagatgaggaggatCTTCAGGATCACCCatgggagggagagacagagaggtgggTACTACACTACTGTACTGTGTACCCAATACAGTATAGTTTACAGGAAGACTTCCACCCAccaatgatcatttgtatatcagttactcaccctctgatgtgttgaatttgtgaagaaaattgTTTTCTTACGCCCCTCCGCTGGGcggaggcagtggtagaccagcagctcctgtgttcagcaaggtaaaatgactgttttgtcCCTGCAGTGGTACTGCTTTCATTCACAACAACAGATGTACCAGCATTTTCCCTGAAATGTAGGTCAAAAGGTAGGGAATTGGTGATACAGATTTTTCTGAATATTGATCCCTGTTCCCATTCACACATGACCCCATCCAGGAAATGTTGCTGAACATTTCAGAGACACAccgcatgtgtgaaaggggcttcagtctctgttttctcctctctctgtccccctccTCAGTCAAAGACCCAGAGGGGGTTTTGATTCGTTATAAGAAGATCCTGACGACCTACCAGCGGGTGAGGAGCATGTCCCGAGCCTTCCATATCCACGGAGTCGACAGGAACACCATGGCCTCTACCTCCCCCATCGCCGAGCTGCTGCTGGTGGCTCCAGAGAAGGTCTCGATTATTTTAATGTTCCTCTTCATGATAGTTGACACGTATTTGGACTCAGTGATTACTCTTTATAGTGCTAGCAACCTACatacatcttactatataatgacaaaaactctgtctgtgtgtctgttccacgtttttcccctcactgacttggtcaatccatgtatgtgaaatttggcacagtggtagagggtcatgggaggatgcgaattaagcaatattacatcagttggccgaagaggggcgctatagcaaccgattgaaattgcaaactttgaatgggcatatctcatgcctcgtgtgtcgtagagacatgagactttgcacagagatgcctctcctcatgaggaacaaatttgcctcaagaacccataacttccggttatatagattttccaccattttgaatttttNGGCCTAAATTAAGTTTTCTAATCACTTGTCATATCACAGATGGCTGCTAAAAAGGGTCCTAAATACTCAACTGAGCCCAATTTCTGTCCTTAAATTACAATTGCTCCCTAAAAAGAAGCTGTCTTCATTACAGCCAGAGTTTGAGTGTTTTCCTGGTTGCtagaatatttaaaatatttgactGTCTGCTGTACCAACTGtcattttttcaacatttaaaatttCTATTGAGGTTTTCAAATAAAGTTTTGAATGTCTGTCGTGATATTTTAGGACATCACctcaaatacaataaaaaattctcaaacaaaatcttcaatttgaaaaaaacaaattcattGGATCAAATTAGTTAGTCTTTCTTTATTAAATTAACTTTCTTTAACAAGTATAGCTTGTTTTCATCCATGTTTTAGGcaatgtgcgcataaaaaaccTGAGTAGAAACAACAAAATTTCAAAGAAATAACTTGAAATATCgtaaaactattttaaaactattttcatgtttgggggaggtggaaaagttggtgtatcagtaaaagcaataaaaatgcaACTAGGTGCTATGGAAGCAGATTCAGCAAATATGCCCACATTGATTCTGAGTGGCTCATAATGAATGCAGCAGAAGAATAAAAACCGCAATTCTACTGAAACATTTTTGAACAAATTCAAGTTTTTACCTCCGCAGCAGGATTATAGCCAGTTAATTGAAATTTCCCTTGAATTAATGAACAGTTGTGTTGTTCCTGCAGATGGCGGAGGTCGGGGAGTTCGAGGCATCGAAGGAGAAGCTTTTGGATTACGCCCGGCGGTGCTACAAGACCATGGACGACCAGACGCATGCCAAGGTTCAGGCCATGAAGAAGACCCACAAGCTGCTGCCGATCTCCTACAGGTTCAGAAACTGACTGACAGGAgggatgaggaagagggaggtTTCTGCACTCAACtttgttttcagatttttgttatGCACTTTttcaacttttgttttttgtttccgTACAGTAAGAAGATGTAGGAAATGTGAAAATACGAATGTGAGATGCCAAATTACAGGATTAGCAGTTGAACATTTCTACCAACATGCTGCCTGATTTATACTTGTGATTTAGTTCTTTTTCGTGCAGCTGATATGGTgggaacctttttttttttgtattgaagATTGTGATTTTCACTGGAGgttgaaattatttgaagtTACTTTTTGCTTTACCTCAGGAATGAACAAAGTCAAAGAAGACACAGTATATTGTGAATTATGATGTTCATTTCAAAGCATACTGACTTTTCGAGTTTGTAGAATATTGTTGCTTTGGGAGTATTTACAGAGctcagatgtttgttttctagAAGGACTGGCCCTcatctttttgtttgtattaaaagagggagaaatatttatttgctttattaATTTTTGCAACAGAATTTTGTTGTGTCAGAATGATTATTCTGGGAAATATGTACATTTAATATGTATCATTAAGAAGAACATTTGTTAATATacaaattatatatttaatctGAGTTGGCCACATGAGCATGCTGATCAAATTTTCTGAACTGTGTGATATTAGAAGgtttaaaatgtcacattaagtaaatgactttaaatgttCAGTTGTTGTggggtgttttttaaatcaggACACAGTTCatgcagcccagtcgccaggagaaaatgttgacattgtacatttctgcaaaccacaactATGTTATATTTTCAAGTTTCATGCACATCAGAGCAATGTGGGGATGAAGGCGGAAGAGGGATGTCTTCTGTTAGGCTGGTCTGGGAGGATGAACTGGAGATCGGGCGGAGGGAAACTCAGTGCGAAGGTTCCATCTCAGGCATTTTTCCCACCCGAGGTGATTACAGGCCCCCAGACGGTACCTAGAATGAGATATGGGAGAGGTATGCACCAGACTGAATATGGCGAGATAATggaggaggggaagagaggatgaagaaTTTAGGGAGGGAGGATGATAGATTAAGGGAAGGGAAACGGAGGGCGGGTCGAGAagtctgagacaaacagagcaggatgGGTTGACCAGGTATAAGTAGGCTTAAGTAGGCAGGTAATCAGGGGTGTGGTTGAGGCACTGCTCCTGAACctccatccatcaatccattttcatccacttatccgaggccgggtcgcggggggtcgagcaaagcaccccagacatccctctcctccagctcctccttggggaccccaaggcgttcccaggccagatgagataggCCTATGTAATTCCTCCAGCGtgctctgggtctgccccggggcctcctaccagtgggacatgcccaaaacacctccaacgagaggcacccaggaggcatcctgatcagatgcccgaaccacctcaactgacccctagccacgcaaaggagcagcggctctactccgagctccctccggatgtctgagctcctcaccctatctctaaggctgagcccagacacccctcTGAGGGAACtaatttcggctgcttgtatctgcgatcccattctttcggtcactacccggAGCTCACAgacataggtgagggttg is part of the Epinephelus moara isolate mb chromosome 22, YSFRI_EMoa_1.0, whole genome shotgun sequence genome and harbors:
- the LOC126384169 gene encoding coiled-coil domain-containing protein 106-like, which encodes MNPPTNRDDTHPPEHYMPHSSSSSSGGIGGGGGGGGGGGLYLDAFEVSFPLEESIERPPAYHLNQGQQVMEEPVVQEPPHSQYSPFILVSNLRAHLYVTLEKNAWLQKRIEELEEERNFLRCQLDRFIVSMRGPEVTEWCGESQRGVKVQPSASPSPPSPMTTRSGMTLKRQQGPGPRPRRSTAIPVKQEFHLEEDKYYTEDEYVEEEEEEEDEDSSLEKGSKKKGRGRANGEPRMKMRRIFRITHGRERQRVKDPEGVLIRYKKILTTYQRVRSMSRAFHIHGVDRNTMASTSPIAELLLVAPEKMAEVGEFEASKEKLLDYARRCYKTMDDQTHAKVQAMKKTHKLLPISYRFRN